Proteins from a single region of Cytophagaceae bacterium:
- a CDS encoding DUF2281 domain-containing protein, whose amino-acid sequence MEQTQLLTKLDTLPADLKAEVSDYIDFLLTKRKKIIKKKSPKFGSAKGQIYTSPDFDEPLSDFKEYI is encoded by the coding sequence ATGGAACAGACTCAATTATTGACAAAACTTGATACCTTACCCGCTGATTTAAAGGCAGAAGTGAGTGATTATATTGATTTTCTGCTAACCAAAAGAAAAAAAATAATCAAGAAAAAGAGTCCAAAATTTGGTTCAGCCAAAGGTCAAATCTATACTTCTCCTGACTTTGATGAACCACTTTCAGACTTTAAAGAATATATTTAA
- a CDS encoding type II toxin-antitoxin system VapC family toxin, which produces MEDSSNIKIVSIASIWEIAIKISLGKFQFKEGLKSFMKLIDENGFEILPITFKHALEVSKLEFIHRDPFDRLLIAQAKSDDLILITKDETIRKYQVKSIW; this is translated from the coding sequence ATTGAAGATTCTTCAAATATCAAAATTGTCAGCATTGCTTCTATTTGGGAAATCGCAATTAAAATTAGCCTTGGAAAATTTCAATTCAAGGAAGGCTTGAAAAGTTTTATGAAATTAATTGATGAAAACGGATTTGAAATTTTGCCAATAACTTTTAAGCATGCCCTTGAAGTTTCTAAACTGGAATTTATACACCGTGACCCTTTTGACAGATTACTAATTGCTCAAGCTAAATCAGACGATCTGATACTCATTACAAAAGATGAGACCATCAGAAAATATCAAGTAAAATCTATTTGGTGA
- a CDS encoding glycoside hydrolase family 9 protein yields the protein MKKQTLFSVLFMILEVSRFSSAQELKLNNLEYFETQGVNVLVYNNLFNGGFNDEKNAGIEMIHHGVRTMQGGAVRLSNTPEQWDLVPEIYNRKVDKATKSIASNLRYKDYDFESRVVVTAKGKGVEISVYLDKPIPKALEGSAGFNVEFLPSQYWGKAYLVDGRYNRFPRYVVSSTITRPNSEKPKQFKGYITADDRGTGKYIDPLPLETGRSLLLAPDDPERMVKITSADADLKLFDGRVLAQNGWFVVRSVLPVGKTGKVLTWTIEPNAINGWLRKPNIGFSQVGYSPAQPKVAVIELDKKDKPQPTASLYKVGEDGNAKVAFSGKVVSWGNYYKYHYVKFDFTAVKTPGIYYIQYGDNKTNNFIIQSDVYEKITDATSDVWIPIHMNHMTVNEAYRVWHGEPFKEGYLQAPPNTDHFDLHDQGPTTDTKYKPLELIPGLNVGGYFDAGDFDIETGSNISVVQNFVHTWEYFKPMRDQTFVDQKQRYVDLHRPDGTPDMLQFIEHGALNLVAQAEIIGHMSQTLSNSVLDNYHHLGDAASLTDGLPYNPNLGPFEKAADGRSSGVKDDMWAFTSRNPGLDLNAATMFASVSRVLKGYNDDLSARALVQSKRLLIEANDLLAKRPQDSLSRWSKFADISTNLQLYISTGEQQYVNKFQELLWPALDRNVNFTILTALNAIPHMDAAYKEKLRPYMLKYKEYVLGLEKDNPYGVPIGLGNWAGGGALLNYGTTLCFASKYFPDIIDANHAFKVSNFLFGCHPYHNYSLVAAVGAARPKAVFYGNNRADFSFIPGNVAPGILFRKPDHFENYDDWPFLWGQNEGTIAGNTSYVIFGSAFKNLIK from the coding sequence ATGAAAAAACAAACACTTTTTTCAGTATTATTTATGATACTGGAGGTCTCCCGTTTTTCTTCCGCTCAGGAATTAAAACTCAACAATCTCGAGTATTTCGAGACGCAGGGAGTCAATGTACTGGTTTACAATAACTTGTTTAACGGAGGCTTTAACGACGAAAAAAACGCCGGCATCGAAATGATTCATCACGGAGTCAGAACCATGCAGGGCGGGGCCGTCAGACTCTCCAATACTCCCGAGCAATGGGACCTTGTGCCTGAAATCTACAACCGAAAAGTGGACAAAGCCACAAAAAGCATCGCCTCAAATCTCCGGTACAAAGATTATGATTTTGAATCCAGAGTGGTGGTTACGGCAAAAGGCAAAGGCGTCGAAATTTCGGTTTATCTAGACAAACCCATCCCCAAAGCCCTCGAAGGCAGTGCCGGATTCAACGTTGAGTTTCTGCCCTCACAATATTGGGGAAAAGCCTATCTGGTTGACGGCCGTTACAACCGCTTCCCCCGCTATGTCGTGAGCAGCACCATTACCCGCCCCAACAGTGAAAAGCCGAAGCAGTTTAAAGGCTATATCACCGCTGACGACCGTGGTACAGGCAAATACATCGACCCGCTCCCGCTCGAAACAGGCCGTAGCCTTTTGCTGGCTCCTGACGATCCAGAGCGTATGGTTAAAATCACCTCCGCCGATGCCGATCTTAAGTTATTTGATGGCCGCGTGTTGGCACAAAACGGCTGGTTTGTGGTCAGAAGTGTGTTGCCTGTCGGTAAAACAGGCAAAGTATTGACCTGGACCATTGAGCCTAATGCCATAAATGGCTGGTTGAGAAAGCCAAACATCGGATTTTCGCAGGTGGGCTACTCCCCAGCCCAACCCAAAGTGGCGGTTATAGAGCTCGACAAAAAAGATAAGCCTCAACCCACTGCTTCCTTGTATAAAGTGGGCGAAGATGGCAACGCCAAAGTGGCTTTTAGCGGAAAAGTGGTTTCCTGGGGTAACTATTACAAATACCATTATGTGAAATTTGATTTCACAGCAGTGAAAACGCCGGGTATTTATTATATCCAATATGGTGATAATAAGACCAATAACTTCATCATTCAGAGCGACGTTTATGAGAAAATCACTGACGCCACCAGCGACGTCTGGATTCCGATTCACATGAATCACATGACCGTAAACGAAGCCTACCGGGTATGGCATGGCGAACCTTTCAAAGAAGGCTATCTGCAGGCCCCACCCAATACCGACCACTTTGACCTCCACGACCAGGGGCCTACCACCGACACCAAATACAAGCCGCTGGAGCTTATCCCGGGCCTAAACGTCGGCGGATATTTTGATGCAGGTGACTTTGACATCGAAACCGGCTCCAATATCAGTGTGGTGCAGAATTTTGTACATACCTGGGAGTATTTCAAGCCCATGCGTGACCAGACTTTCGTGGACCAAAAACAACGCTACGTTGACCTCCACAGGCCAGATGGTACGCCTGACATGCTGCAGTTTATCGAGCATGGGGCACTGAACCTCGTTGCACAAGCCGAAATCATCGGGCACATGTCTCAGACACTGTCCAACTCGGTGCTTGACAATTACCATCACCTGGGCGATGCGGCCTCACTTACCGACGGCCTGCCTTATAATCCCAATCTTGGGCCGTTTGAAAAAGCCGCAGATGGCCGCTCAAGCGGTGTAAAAGATGACATGTGGGCATTTACAAGCCGAAATCCCGGTCTCGACCTCAATGCCGCCACCATGTTTGCATCGGTGAGCCGGGTTTTGAAAGGCTACAACGACGACCTCTCGGCCAGAGCTTTGGTGCAGTCAAAAAGACTGTTGATTGAAGCCAACGACCTGCTCGCCAAAAGGCCCCAGGACAGCCTCAGCCGCTGGAGCAAGTTTGCCGACATCTCGACTAACCTGCAGCTGTATATTTCTACCGGCGAGCAGCAATATGTCAATAAATTTCAGGAGCTTTTATGGCCTGCTCTTGACCGAAATGTCAATTTCACGATTTTGACGGCCCTCAATGCCATCCCGCACATGGACGCCGCCTATAAAGAAAAACTCCGTCCTTATATGCTTAAATACAAAGAGTACGTCCTTGGGCTGGAAAAAGACAATCCTTATGGGGTGCCTATCGGCCTTGGCAACTGGGCGGGTGGCGGTGCTTTGCTCAATTACGGTACTACGCTGTGTTTTGCGAGCAAATATTTCCCTGATATCATCGATGCCAATCATGCCTTTAAGGTGTCCAACTTTTTGTTTGGCTGCCATCCTTATCACAACTATTCGTTGGTAGCTGCGGTGGGTGCGGCACGCCCGAAAGCGGTATTTTATGGTAACAACCGTGCTGATTTCTCGTTTATACCGGGCAATGTGGCCCCGGGGATATTGTTCAGAAAACCTGATCACTTTGAGAATTATGACGACTGGCCTTTCCTTTGGGGACAAAACGAAGGCACCATCGCCGGCAATACCAGCTACGTAATTTTTGGCTCAGCCTTCAAAAACCTTATCAAATAA
- a CDS encoding protein tyrosine phosphatase — translation MNLLFICSRNKWRSKTAETIFKDSQDFNVKSAGTEPSARIKVSAKLIEWADIIFAMEKKHKQRMHENFAMVARDKNIIVLDIPDEYQYMDSELIEIINTSVSSYLDNVIKKWR, via the coding sequence ATGAACCTATTATTTATCTGTAGCAGAAATAAATGGAGAAGTAAAACCGCTGAGACTATATTTAAAGACAGTCAGGATTTTAATGTTAAATCAGCCGGTACTGAACCCTCAGCTCGTATTAAAGTATCTGCAAAATTAATCGAATGGGCAGACATCATTTTCGCTATGGAAAAGAAACATAAACAAAGAATGCATGAAAATTTTGCGATGGTTGCAAGAGATAAAAATATTATTGTATTAGATATACCAGATGAATATCAATATATGGATAGCGAATTAATCGAAATTATTAATACATCAGTTTCTTCATATTTAGACAATGTCATCAAAAAGTGGAGATAG
- a CDS encoding HD domain-containing protein, which produces MQDLNLLKQIDFIREIDKIKYIQRRTRLFNSDRHENDAEHSWHLAMMAIILAGHSNAAIDILKVVKMVLIHDIVEIDAGDTFIYDTQKNHTNTEEELEAAKRIFGLLPADQAKELIEIWQEFEEGQTAEAKFAKSMDRLEPLLQNTSNNGGTWAEYNVDYQKVYDKKKVINEGSSSIWHFAENLLNESVENGILIKK; this is translated from the coding sequence ATGCAAGATCTTAATCTGTTAAAACAAATTGACTTCATCAGGGAGATCGACAAAATCAAATACATTCAGCGGAGAACGCGGCTATTTAACAGTGATCGTCACGAAAACGATGCCGAGCACAGCTGGCACCTGGCCATGATGGCGATTATCCTCGCCGGGCATTCCAATGCGGCCATCGACATATTGAAAGTGGTTAAAATGGTGCTGATCCATGACATTGTGGAGATTGATGCCGGCGATACATTCATTTATGATACTCAGAAAAACCACACCAACACCGAAGAAGAGCTGGAAGCCGCCAAACGCATTTTCGGGCTTTTACCTGCCGATCAGGCCAAAGAACTCATCGAAATCTGGCAGGAATTTGAAGAAGGGCAGACCGCCGAAGCAAAGTTTGCCAAATCCATGGATCGTCTGGAACCTTTGCTCCAAAATACTTCCAACAATGGCGGCACCTGGGCAGAATATAACGTGGATTACCAAAAAGTTTATGATAAGAAAAAAGTGATAAATGAAGGCTCATCCTCCATCTGGCATTTTGCCGAAAACCTGCTCAACGAAAGTGTAGAGAATGGTATTTTGATAAAAAAATAA